From one Rhodovulum sp. ES.010 genomic stretch:
- a CDS encoding DMT family transporter: protein MNGPNVLKAALWMTGAIASFSAMAVAGRMVTVELDTFELMLYRSLIGVALVVSVAGLAGRLTEVSTRQMHLHVIRNVSHFTGQNLWFLAIGLIPLAQVFALEFTSPLWVAVLAPLLLGERLTRSRALAALTGFVGILIVARPDPTAVEPGALAALGAAIGFAGSAIFTKRLTATQSIVSILFWLTVMQAALGLICAGFDGEIARPSPAAWAPLAVIGFAGLAAHYCLTSALMLAPAVLVMPLDFLRLPVIAIVGMILYAEPLDPAVFLGAALILVANLLNLRMEVRPRKHVYGQSARAQR, encoded by the coding sequence ATGAACGGACCGAACGTCCTGAAGGCCGCGCTCTGGATGACCGGGGCGATCGCCTCGTTTTCCGCGATGGCGGTCGCGGGACGCATGGTCACGGTCGAGCTCGACACGTTCGAACTCATGCTCTACCGCTCGCTGATCGGGGTGGCGCTGGTGGTGAGCGTCGCGGGGCTGGCCGGGCGGCTGACCGAGGTCTCGACCCGCCAGATGCACCTGCACGTCATCCGCAACGTCAGCCACTTCACCGGGCAGAACCTGTGGTTCCTCGCGATCGGGCTGATCCCGCTGGCGCAGGTGTTCGCACTGGAATTCACATCACCCCTCTGGGTCGCGGTGCTGGCGCCGCTCCTGCTGGGCGAACGGCTGACGCGCAGCCGGGCGCTGGCCGCGTTGACCGGCTTTGTCGGCATCCTGATTGTCGCACGCCCCGACCCCACGGCGGTGGAGCCCGGCGCGCTGGCCGCGCTGGGGGCCGCCATCGGCTTTGCCGGCTCGGCGATCTTCACCAAGCGGCTGACGGCCACGCAATCCATCGTTTCGATCCTCTTTTGGCTGACGGTGATGCAGGCCGCGCTCGGTTTGATCTGCGCCGGGTTTGACGGCGAGATCGCGCGGCCCTCGCCCGCGGCCTGGGCGCCGCTCGCGGTGATCGGCTTTGCCGGGCTCGCGGCGCATTACTGCCTGACCAGCGCGCTGATGCTGGCCCCGGCAGTTCTAGTCATGCCGCTCGACTTCCTGCGCCTGCCGGTCATCGCCATCGTCGGCATGATCCTCTACGCCGAGCCGCTGGACCCCGCCGTCTTCCTCGGTGCCGCGCTGATCCTGGTCGCGAATCTTCTCAACCTCAGGATGGAGGTGAGACCGCGGAAACACGTCTACGGACAAAGCGCGCGCGCACAGCGGTGA
- the guaA gene encoding glutamine-hydrolyzing GMP synthase, whose protein sequence is MTQHDRLLIIDFGSQVTQLIARRLRELNVYCEIHPYQNVTDAFLADFAPRAVIFSGGPDSVTREGSPRPPQTVYELGVPILGICYGQQVMMQDLGGRVEAKQGSAEFGRAYVEQTDKNDDVLLGWFIEGREQVWMSHGDHVAEIAPGFEVLGTSPGAPFAITADRSRHFYAVQFHPEVHHTPNGRTLYENFVRMAGFTGDWTMGAYREEAIEKIRAQVGDAKVICGLSGGVDSSVAAVLIHEAIGDQLTCVFVDQGLLRHNEAEEVVSMFRDHYNIPLIHADESELFLTELEGVTDPEIKRKTIGRLFIDVFQKHAAEVGGAEFLAQGTLYPDVIESVSFSGGPSVTIKSHHNVGGLPEKMGLKLVEPLRELFKDEVRALGHELGLPGSFIGRHPFPGPGLAIRCPGEITRDKLAILRQADAIYIDQIRRHGLYDEIWQAFVAILPVRTVGVMGDGRTYDYACALRAVTSVDGMTADYYPFSHEFLGETATRIINEVKGINRVTYDITSKPPGTIEWE, encoded by the coding sequence ATGACCCAGCATGACCGCCTGCTCATCATCGATTTCGGCTCCCAGGTGACGCAACTCATCGCGCGACGCCTGCGCGAGTTGAACGTCTATTGTGAGATCCACCCCTACCAGAACGTCACCGACGCGTTCCTCGCCGACTTCGCGCCGAGGGCGGTGATCTTCTCGGGCGGACCCGACAGCGTCACCCGCGAGGGCAGCCCGCGCCCGCCGCAAACGGTCTACGAGTTGGGCGTGCCGATCCTGGGCATCTGTTACGGGCAGCAGGTCATGATGCAGGACCTCGGCGGCCGGGTCGAGGCCAAGCAGGGCTCGGCAGAGTTCGGCCGCGCCTATGTCGAACAGACCGACAAGAACGACGACGTCCTCTTGGGCTGGTTCATCGAGGGGCGCGAGCAGGTCTGGATGAGCCATGGCGACCATGTCGCTGAAATCGCACCCGGCTTCGAGGTTCTGGGCACCTCGCCCGGCGCCCCCTTCGCGATCACCGCGGACCGGTCGCGACACTTCTATGCGGTGCAGTTCCACCCCGAGGTGCATCACACCCCGAATGGAAGGACGCTCTACGAAAATTTCGTGCGGATGGCGGGTTTCACCGGCGACTGGACGATGGGCGCCTATCGCGAGGAAGCGATCGAGAAGATCCGCGCGCAGGTCGGCGATGCGAAGGTGATCTGCGGGCTGTCGGGCGGCGTCGATTCCTCGGTCGCCGCGGTGTTGATCCACGAGGCGATCGGCGACCAGCTCACGTGTGTCTTCGTCGATCAGGGGCTTCTGCGCCATAACGAGGCCGAAGAGGTGGTCTCGATGTTCCGCGACCACTACAACATCCCGCTGATCCATGCCGACGAGTCCGAACTTTTCCTGACCGAGCTGGAGGGCGTCACCGACCCCGAGATCAAGCGCAAGACCATCGGGCGGCTGTTCATCGACGTGTTCCAGAAGCACGCCGCCGAGGTGGGCGGGGCCGAGTTCCTGGCCCAAGGCACGCTTTACCCCGACGTCATAGAATCCGTCAGCTTCTCCGGCGGCCCCTCGGTCACGATCAAGAGCCACCACAACGTGGGCGGGCTGCCCGAGAAGATGGGCCTGAAACTTGTCGAACCCCTGCGAGAGCTCTTCAAGGACGAGGTCCGCGCCCTCGGCCACGAGCTGGGCCTGCCCGGCAGCTTCATCGGCCGCCACCCGTTCCCCGGCCCCGGCCTCGCGATCCGCTGCCCCGGCGAGATCACCCGCGACAAGCTCGCGATCCTCCGGCAGGCCGACGCGATCTATATCGACCAGATCCGCCGCCACGGGCTCTACGACGAGATCTGGCAGGCTTTCGTCGCGATCCTGCCGGTCAGGACGGTGGGCGTGATGGGCGACGGGCGTACCTACGACTATGCCTGCGCGCTGCGGGCGGTGACGAGCGTGGACGGGATGACCGCCGATTACTACCCGTTCAGCCACGAGTTCCTGGGCGAGACCGCGACCCGGATCATCAACGAGGTCAAGGGCATCAACCGGGTGACCTACGACATCACCTCGAAACCGCCCGGCACCATCGAGTGGGAGTGA
- a CDS encoding trimethylamine methyltransferase family protein, translated as MGEAEARVGRRARGGGGAARRAARTALSVESARYIERNIPDFELLNAEALEIIEHNAERVLEEIGVSFVENPGALERWREAGADVQGERVRIPRGLARQLCASAPAQFTQLARNPERSVVIGGRNLVLAPVYGPPFVRDLDGGRRYATMEDFRRFVRLGYMSKWLHHSGGTVCEPTDVAVNKRHLDMLLAHMTLSDKPFMGSVTELSRARDSVEMCEILFGKDVVADQTVLTSLVNINSPLTFDATMMGALEVYAAAKQACIVSPFIVGGAMAPVSVAGTLTQVLAEVMAGVAYAQLIRPGAPVIFGAFVTSIDMNSGAPTFGTPEASQILYGAGQLARRLNLPFRSGGALCGSKLPDAQAAYETANTLNAALLGGVNFMLHACGWLEGGLVASVEKFVMDADQLGALHKMARGVAVDDEAQAMGALQEVGPGGHYLGCAHTQAHFKDAFWRSDLLDYKPFETWDEEGGRDTSTLAADRAKKLLADYQAPAMDDGVREELEAYVSRRKHEMPDAFV; from the coding sequence ATGGGCGAGGCAGAGGCACGCGTGGGACGCAGGGCACGGGGCGGCGGCGGCGCGGCCCGGCGGGCGGCCCGCACCGCCCTGTCGGTTGAGAGCGCGCGCTATATCGAGCGCAACATCCCCGATTTCGAGCTTCTTAACGCCGAGGCGCTGGAGATCATCGAGCATAACGCCGAGCGCGTGCTGGAGGAGATCGGTGTCAGTTTCGTCGAGAACCCGGGCGCGCTGGAGCGCTGGCGCGAGGCCGGCGCGGATGTGCAGGGCGAACGCGTGCGCATCCCTCGAGGGCTTGCCCGTCAGCTTTGCGCCAGCGCGCCCGCGCAATTCACCCAGCTTGCGCGCAACCCCGAGCGCAGCGTGGTGATCGGCGGCAGAAATCTCGTTCTTGCACCGGTTTACGGTCCACCCTTCGTGCGCGATCTCGACGGCGGGCGGCGCTACGCCACGATGGAGGATTTCCGCCGCTTCGTGCGCCTGGGCTACATGTCGAAATGGTTGCACCATTCCGGCGGCACGGTTTGCGAGCCCACGGACGTTGCCGTGAACAAGCGCCATCTGGACATGCTGTTGGCGCATATGACGCTCTCTGACAAACCGTTCATGGGATCGGTGACGGAGCTTTCGCGCGCGCGCGACTCTGTCGAGATGTGCGAAATCCTTTTCGGCAAGGACGTCGTGGCCGACCAAACCGTGCTGACTTCGCTGGTCAACATCAACTCGCCACTGACGTTCGACGCCACGATGATGGGCGCGCTCGAGGTCTATGCCGCGGCGAAACAGGCCTGCATCGTCTCGCCCTTCATCGTGGGCGGGGCGATGGCGCCGGTCTCGGTTGCGGGAACGCTGACGCAGGTTCTGGCGGAAGTGATGGCCGGAGTGGCCTATGCGCAACTGATCCGCCCCGGCGCACCGGTGATCTTCGGTGCCTTCGTGACCTCGATCGACATGAACTCCGGCGCGCCGACATTCGGCACGCCCGAGGCCAGCCAGATTCTTTACGGTGCCGGGCAGTTGGCGCGGCGTCTTAACCTGCCGTTCCGGTCGGGCGGGGCGCTCTGCGGTTCCAAGCTGCCGGATGCACAGGCGGCCTATGAAACGGCCAATACTCTGAATGCCGCGCTTCTGGGCGGGGTCAATTTCATGCTGCACGCCTGCGGCTGGCTCGAGGGCGGTCTAGTGGCTAGCGTCGAGAAATTCGTGATGGATGCCGACCAACTGGGAGCCCTGCACAAGATGGCGCGGGGTGTCGCCGTCGACGACGAGGCGCAGGCCATGGGGGCGCTGCAGGAGGTGGGGCCGGGCGGCCACTATCTGGGGTGCGCACATACGCAGGCGCATTTCAAGGATGCGTTCTGGCGCTCGGACCTTCTCGACTACAAGCCGTTCGAAACATGGGACGAGGAGGGCGGCCGCGACACGTCAACTCTCGCCGCGGATCGGGCGAAAAAGCTGCTCGCCGATTACCAGGCCCCCGCCATGGACGACGGCGTGCGCGAGGAACTGGAGGCGTACGTCTCCCGGCGCAAGCACGAGATGCCCGACGCGTTCGTCTGA
- a CDS encoding DUF6477 family protein, with protein MTQFPEELARLRRPRLLVRAARFGLADYRRERDLARLLPGARPKSPRGLIDKLIDLEERQDARRRNGDAGYSYARHIEILIALMAEARSLTAMHTPEPAPSRPAPCRHAA; from the coding sequence ATGACCCAGTTTCCCGAAGAGCTCGCCCGCCTGCGCCGTCCGCGCCTTCTTGTACGCGCCGCCCGCTTCGGGCTGGCCGACTACCGCCGCGAGCGTGACCTCGCGCGGCTGCTGCCGGGTGCCCGCCCGAAATCGCCGCGTGGGCTGATCGACAAGCTGATTGATCTGGAAGAGCGCCAGGACGCGCGCCGGCGCAACGGCGATGCCGGTTATTCCTACGCCCGGCACATCGAAATCCTGATCGCGCTGATGGCCGAGGCGCGGAGTCTGACCGCGATGCACACGCCCGAGCCCGCGCCGAGTCGGCCTGCGCCCTGTCGCCACGCCGCCTGA
- a CDS encoding DUF6456 domain-containing protein, which translates to MDTVTPSRTAPSWLPQAARLYLAHTEEGCSLRALARREGCHPSTVLRQVRRVETRRDDPLVDDALARLGAAARTCTPRKETPQMTAMTRPASAAADNGTLTREARRILRRMNEPGTFLAVARDMEKAAVLRESEEGQTTRVAVVDRAVAEAFALKDWITCKARGRVTIYRISQAGRAALKRLGAERDSARSAEQSGFAEDQSAFAAQHGDWEAGRTEKAERVRYNRAESPLAILGRRRDKDGRPFLSADLVAAGERLREDFEVAQMGPRVAQNWERFLTGAERGAFQPGSGPGDGPSGARNRVASALRDLGPGLGDVVLRCCCFLEGMEQVEQRMGWSARSGKIVLRIALQRLKLHYERLGDGAGMIG; encoded by the coding sequence ATGGACACCGTGACGCCTTCCAGAACCGCGCCGTCCTGGCTGCCACAGGCGGCGCGTCTTTATCTGGCACATACCGAAGAGGGATGCTCGCTGCGCGCGCTCGCGCGTCGCGAAGGCTGCCACCCCTCGACCGTTCTGCGCCAGGTACGCCGCGTCGAGACGCGGCGCGACGATCCACTGGTCGACGACGCGTTGGCCCGCCTTGGCGCGGCGGCGCGCACCTGCACACCGCGAAAGGAGACCCCGCAGATGACAGCGATGACGCGACCGGCAAGCGCTGCAGCGGACAACGGCACACTGACGCGCGAGGCGCGGCGGATCCTGCGCAGGATGAACGAGCCCGGCACGTTTCTCGCCGTCGCGCGCGACATGGAAAAGGCCGCGGTTCTTCGCGAGTCGGAAGAGGGGCAGACGACGCGGGTCGCCGTCGTCGACCGTGCCGTGGCCGAAGCATTCGCCCTGAAGGACTGGATCACTTGCAAGGCCCGTGGCCGGGTCACCATCTACCGGATCAGCCAAGCCGGGCGCGCCGCGCTCAAGCGCCTTGGCGCCGAACGGGATTCTGCCCGTTCCGCCGAGCAGTCGGGCTTCGCCGAGGACCAGTCCGCCTTCGCCGCGCAACATGGCGACTGGGAGGCCGGGCGCACCGAAAAGGCCGAACGCGTGCGCTACAACCGCGCGGAATCCCCGCTGGCGATTCTGGGGCGGCGCCGCGACAAGGACGGCCGTCCCTTCCTGTCTGCCGATCTCGTCGCGGCGGGCGAACGCTTGCGCGAGGATTTCGAGGTCGCACAGATGGGTCCGCGCGTGGCGCAGAACTGGGAACGCTTTCTCACAGGCGCCGAGCGCGGTGCATTCCAGCCGGGAAGCGGCCCCGGCGATGGCCCGTCCGGCGCGCGCAACCGCGTTGCCTCGGCGCTGCGCGATCTTGGCCCCGGCCTCGGCGACGTCGTTCTGCGCTGCTGCTGCTTTCTGGAGGGCATGGAACAGGTGGAGCAACGGATGGGTTGGTCGGCACGCTCGGGCAAGATCGTCCTCCGCATCGCACTGCAGCGGCTCAAACTTCACTACGAACGGCTCGGTGACGGCGCCGGGATGATCGGCTAG
- a CDS encoding VIT1/CCC1 transporter family protein, which translates to MSTVPLQPAPPDRLGRTQEFLKQIVYGGNDGIVTTFAIVAGFAGARAEGVAGIGAVAVLVFGLANLFADAVSMGLGEFLSGRAQRDLYGAQKRRALETIRRAPEDARTRLDRHLRARGLSSTDAEAAAAILARTPPMMAEMLMRYENGLGHPDEDSPAINGLFTFVAFVAFGVVPLVPYFLRPADGTTLALSAAATISALVGLGLLRWNATGLGLLRSVGETVVVGGVCAVVAFVVGAAVGG; encoded by the coding sequence ATGAGCACAGTCCCGCTGCAGCCCGCCCCGCCGGACCGCCTGGGCCGGACCCAGGAATTCCTCAAGCAGATCGTCTACGGCGGCAATGACGGAATCGTCACGACGTTCGCAATCGTCGCGGGTTTTGCCGGCGCCCGGGCCGAGGGCGTGGCCGGAATCGGCGCGGTTGCCGTGCTGGTCTTCGGTCTCGCCAACCTCTTTGCCGATGCCGTCTCGATGGGTCTGGGCGAGTTCCTGTCGGGGCGGGCACAGCGCGATCTCTACGGCGCCCAGAAGCGCCGCGCGCTGGAAACCATCCGGCGCGCGCCTGAGGACGCGCGGACGCGGCTTGACCGGCACCTCCGGGCGCGCGGCCTATCCTCCACTGATGCCGAAGCCGCGGCCGCGATACTCGCGCGGACCCCGCCGATGATGGCGGAGATGCTGATGCGCTATGAAAACGGGCTCGGCCACCCCGACGAGGACAGCCCGGCGATCAACGGTCTCTTCACCTTTGTCGCCTTCGTGGCCTTCGGCGTGGTTCCGCTGGTGCCCTACTTCCTGCGGCCCGCGGACGGTACCACCCTGGCACTGTCGGCCGCCGCGACGATCTCCGCCCTTGTGGGGCTGGGACTTCTGCGATGGAACGCGACGGGGCTCGGCCTGCTGCGTTCCGTCGGGGAGACGGTGGTCGTCGGCGGGGTCTGTGCGGTGGTTGCGTTCGTGGTCGGTGCAGCGGTCGGCGGCTAG
- a CDS encoding helix-turn-helix domain-containing protein: MGKPHPIELRERVVAFVDEGHGHREAARHFRVSPKFVNELIKLRRETGSLKPRPQGNGGGHGKLAGVTGWIEARVAAKGEITLDELAVELAETHGIEVHRGTIWRVLRGLGLTHEKRPAGA; the protein is encoded by the coding sequence ATGGGCAAACCACATCCGATAGAGCTACGCGAGCGTGTCGTCGCGTTTGTGGACGAAGGTCATGGGCATCGCGAAGCGGCACGGCACTTCCGGGTATCGCCGAAGTTCGTGAACGAGCTGATCAAACTGCGTCGCGAGACCGGATCACTCAAGCCCCGGCCCCAAGGCAATGGCGGCGGGCACGGCAAGCTTGCGGGCGTGACCGGCTGGATCGAAGCCCGCGTCGCCGCCAAGGGCGAGATCACGCTCGATGAATTGGCCGTTGAGCTGGCCGAAACCCATGGCATCGAGGTCCATCGCGGCACGATCTGGCGGGTGCTGCGCGGGCTTGGTCTGACGCACGAAAAAAGACCTGCAGGCGCTTGA
- a CDS encoding IS630 family transposase, with protein MAKRQPFMANHLDRLAFVDETSVKTNMAKTTGWAPFGQRLVDHAPFGHWRTQTFVAALRHDRLDAPWIIDGAMNAEMFALYIETRLGPTLRKGDVVILDNLSSHKAPAAAASLRAIGTWFLFLPPYSPDLNPIEMAFSKLKSLIRKAAARTYDQLWAAVGHVCDLFSDQECYNYFKAAGYEAD; from the coding sequence ATCGCGAAACGCCAGCCCTTCATGGCCAACCATCTGGACCGGCTGGCCTTTGTGGACGAGACCTCGGTCAAAACCAACATGGCCAAGACGACCGGCTGGGCCCCGTTCGGGCAGCGCCTCGTCGATCACGCGCCGTTCGGACATTGGCGCACCCAGACCTTCGTCGCGGCCCTGCGCCACGACCGGCTCGACGCACCATGGATCATCGACGGGGCGATGAACGCCGAGATGTTCGCCCTCTACATCGAAACCCGGCTGGGGCCGACGCTGCGCAAAGGCGACGTTGTCATTCTCGACAACCTGTCGAGCCATAAGGCCCCGGCCGCAGCGGCGTCCCTGCGTGCGATTGGCACCTGGTTCCTGTTCTTGCCGCCTTACAGCCCGGACCTGAACCCCATCGAAATGGCGTTCTCAAAGCTGAAGTCGCTCATAAGGAAGGCAGCCGCGCGAACCTACGATCAACTTTGGGCGGCCGTCGGCCATGTCTGCGACCTCTTCTCAGACCAAGAATGCTACAACTACTTCAAGGCGGCCGGCTATGAGGCCGATTAA
- the lipA gene encoding lipoyl synthase, which translates to MSPRDLKIPGQRHPEKAHRPDNSQPKKPAWIRVRAPGGQGYRDTHKVIREHGLATVCEEAGCPNVGECWAHGHATMMIMGEICTRGCTFCNVATGRPEALDIFEPGRVADAVQKLGLNHVVITSVDRDDLEDGGAAHFAQTIRAIRHRAPDTTIEVLTPDFLKCGPEALESVVAAKPDVFNHNLETVPGLYPEVRPGARYFHSLRLLQRVKEIDPTAFTKSGIMAGLGEERQAVLQVMDDLRSADVDFLTIGQYLQPTSKHHAVARFVTPEEFAAYERAAYGKGFLMVSATPLTRSSYHAGEDFARLKAARERAVAGR; encoded by the coding sequence ATGAGCCCCAGAGACCTCAAGATCCCCGGCCAGCGTCATCCCGAAAAGGCGCATCGGCCGGACAATTCGCAACCGAAGAAACCTGCCTGGATCCGCGTCCGCGCGCCCGGCGGGCAGGGCTATCGCGACACGCACAAGGTGATCCGCGAGCATGGACTTGCCACGGTTTGCGAGGAGGCGGGATGCCCGAACGTGGGCGAGTGCTGGGCGCACGGCCACGCCACCATGATGATCATGGGCGAGATCTGCACGCGCGGCTGCACGTTCTGCAATGTGGCCACCGGCCGGCCCGAGGCGCTGGACATCTTCGAACCGGGGCGGGTGGCCGATGCGGTGCAGAAGCTCGGCCTCAATCACGTCGTCATTACCTCGGTGGATCGCGACGATCTCGAGGATGGCGGGGCTGCGCATTTCGCGCAGACGATCCGCGCGATCCGCCACCGCGCGCCGGACACCACGATCGAGGTGCTGACGCCCGACTTCCTGAAATGCGGCCCCGAGGCGCTGGAATCTGTAGTCGCGGCCAAGCCGGACGTGTTCAACCACAATCTCGAGACCGTGCCCGGACTCTACCCGGAGGTCCGGCCCGGGGCGCGCTACTTCCACTCGCTCCGCCTGTTGCAACGCGTGAAGGAGATCGACCCGACCGCGTTTACCAAGTCGGGCATCATGGCGGGGCTCGGCGAGGAGCGGCAGGCCGTCCTTCAGGTCATGGACGACCTGCGCTCGGCCGACGTGGATTTCCTGACCATCGGCCAGTACCTGCAGCCGACGTCCAAGCACCACGCCGTCGCGCGTTTCGTGACGCCGGAGGAGTTCGCGGCTTACGAACGGGCGGCCTACGGCAAGGGATTTCTGATGGTTTCGGCCACGCCGCTTACACGATCCAGCTACCACGCGGGCGAGGATTTCGCCCGGCTCAAGGCCGCGCGCGAGCGGGCGGTGGCGGGGCGCTGA
- a CDS encoding site-2 protease family protein has product MSLSFPIGRLFGSEVRVHATFFLLLAWIGAAAWIAGGPIAAAGNVLFVLALFACVVAHEFGHALAARRYGIATPDITLLPIGGLARLDRMPEKPAQEIVVALAGPAVNVVIWAVLVLLGAETDLEKLAAIEEPGLAGFWGKLAALNLFLVLFNMIPAFPMDGGRVFRAALSAVMGRVAATRAAARSGQVLAFVFGFLGLTWGNPILLLIAIFVFLAAGAESADVSLRDMAGHMRARDAMITQFEALQPADTLQIASNAVIRTTQHEFPVVDAGGGLRGFLTRNALFAALAEGNKMRSVSEAMTEGIPTVPLTAPLAAALDALQDSGAPAVAVTEPSGRMIGYITRENIGELMVISGRDRRL; this is encoded by the coding sequence ATGAGCCTGTCCTTCCCCATCGGCCGGTTGTTCGGCTCTGAAGTCCGGGTGCATGCCACCTTCTTTCTGTTGCTCGCTTGGATCGGCGCCGCTGCATGGATCGCGGGCGGCCCGATCGCCGCGGCGGGCAACGTGCTGTTTGTGCTGGCGCTGTTCGCCTGCGTGGTCGCGCACGAATTTGGCCACGCGCTGGCCGCGCGGCGCTATGGCATCGCGACGCCGGACATCACGCTCCTGCCGATCGGCGGGCTCGCGCGACTTGACCGGATGCCGGAAAAGCCGGCGCAGGAGATCGTCGTCGCCCTCGCCGGTCCCGCGGTGAACGTGGTGATCTGGGCGGTGCTTGTCCTGCTCGGCGCTGAGACCGACTTGGAGAAACTCGCTGCGATCGAGGAGCCTGGCCTAGCCGGGTTCTGGGGCAAGCTGGCGGCGCTGAACCTGTTCCTTGTGCTGTTCAACATGATCCCGGCCTTCCCGATGGACGGTGGTCGGGTGTTCCGCGCCGCGCTGTCCGCCGTCATGGGCCGGGTCGCGGCGACAAGGGCCGCCGCGCGCTCGGGACAGGTGCTGGCCTTCGTTTTCGGTTTTCTCGGGTTGACCTGGGGCAACCCGATCCTGCTGCTGATCGCGATCTTCGTGTTTCTCGCGGCGGGCGCGGAAAGCGCGGATGTCTCGCTCCGTGACATGGCTGGGCACATGCGGGCGCGCGATGCGATGATCACCCAGTTCGAGGCGCTGCAACCCGCCGATACGCTGCAGATCGCGTCGAATGCAGTCATCCGAACCACCCAGCACGAGTTCCCCGTGGTCGACGCAGGCGGCGGGCTGCGCGGGTTCCTGACGCGCAACGCGCTTTTTGCCGCGCTGGCAGAGGGCAACAAGATGCGCTCCGTTTCCGAGGCGATGACCGAAGGCATCCCGACCGTCCCGCTGACCGCCCCGCTCGCCGCCGCGCTCGACGCGTTGCAGGATTCGGGCGCGCCGGCGGTCGCCGTGACCGAGCCTTCGGGCCGGATGATCGGCTATATCACGCGGGAGAATATCGGCGAGTTGATGGTAATCTCGGGCCGCGACCGGCGGCTTTGA
- the ssb gene encoding single-stranded DNA-binding protein — translation MAGSVNKVILIGNLGRDPEVRSFPDGGKLCNLRIATSENWKDRNTGERRERTEWHNVVLRGEGLVRVAEQYLRKGSKVYVEGSLQTRKWQDQSGQDRYSTDVVVAGVGGVLTMLDGRSDSGGGGGGGYGGGYDQDRGGDFGGGGGGRGPAPAGDLDDEIPF, via the coding sequence ATGGCGGGTTCGGTCAACAAGGTCATTCTCATCGGCAATCTCGGCCGCGACCCCGAGGTGCGGAGCTTTCCCGACGGCGGCAAGCTCTGCAACCTGCGGATCGCGACCTCCGAAAACTGGAAGGACCGCAACACCGGCGAGCGCCGCGAACGCACCGAATGGCACAATGTGGTGCTGCGCGGCGAGGGCTTGGTGCGGGTGGCCGAGCAATACCTGCGCAAGGGCTCCAAGGTCTATGTCGAGGGGAGCCTTCAGACACGCAAATGGCAGGACCAGTCCGGTCAGGACCGCTATTCCACCGACGTGGTGGTGGCCGGCGTGGGCGGGGTGCTGACCATGCTCGACGGCCGCTCCGACAGCGGAGGCGGTGGCGGAGGCGGCTATGGCGGCGGCTACGACCAGGACCGAGGTGGGGATTTCGGCGGCGGGGGTGGCGGACGCGGCCCGGCGCCGGCTGGCGATCTCGACGACGAGATTCCGTTCTAA
- a CDS encoding lytic transglycosylase domain-containing protein, with the protein MGLAAGPGLAETTVSSKARAALFASQTRVLDNRAAQQYANSIRLQPQRVVTPSRGGGLSYNGAYRGEFLDHARAAARRHGVPEDLFLRLVQQESAWNPQAVSHKGAIGLAQLMPATARRLGVNPRDPRQNLDGGARYLRTQYDRFRSWRLALAAYNAGPEAVERHGGVPPYRETRNYVRRIWGS; encoded by the coding sequence ATGGGGCTGGCCGCGGGGCCCGGATTGGCCGAGACCACGGTTTCGTCCAAGGCCCGCGCGGCGCTGTTCGCGTCGCAAACCCGCGTTCTCGACAACCGGGCCGCGCAGCAATATGCCAACTCGATACGGCTTCAGCCGCAGCGGGTCGTCACGCCTTCGCGGGGCGGGGGGCTGTCCTATAACGGGGCGTATCGGGGCGAGTTTCTGGACCATGCTCGCGCCGCAGCGCGCCGTCACGGCGTGCCTGAAGACCTGTTCCTCCGCCTGGTGCAGCAGGAATCGGCCTGGAACCCGCAGGCGGTGTCGCACAAGGGCGCAATCGGGCTGGCGCAACTCATGCCCGCAACCGCGCGCCGGCTTGGCGTGAACCCGCGCGATCCGCGCCAGAACCTCGACGGCGGTGCGCGCTACCTGCGCACGCAATACGACCGGTTCCGGTCCTGGCGCCTGGCGCTGGCGGCCTACAACGCGGGGCCGGAGGCGGTTGAGCGGCACGGCGGCGTGCCGCCCTATCGCGAGACCCGCAATTACGTTCGCCGTATCTGGGGCAGCTGA